In Argonema galeatum A003/A1, one DNA window encodes the following:
- a CDS encoding XdhC family protein — protein MRDFYQELAEAIQQTSIVLATVTSIKGSVPREVGAKMIVCSDNSIIGTIGGGAGEAKVIRKALEVLETGEKQFVEIDLSGAPHRETQGVCGGTMQVWLERWTTANLSLVDRIIDILSAGNSTILVTPFDQELPPYLEININENERATNLHQDRPNPPDPPSLQGKGGVLLPSPCRRGVGGEVKSSFREVLLPPPTLLIIGAGHVAVPLAQIAHTIGFNIIIQDDRAEFATKERFPQASAILPFPITDYQLPTENLYVALVTRGMQHDLAALRILLKLKVKYIGAIGSLKRIRLVQQELQQEGYPESALKSIYAPIGLDIGALTPEEIAVSICAELIKVRRGGNGRSLSEQIRFIN, from the coding sequence ATGCGAGACTTCTACCAAGAACTAGCTGAAGCTATCCAACAAACCTCCATCGTTCTCGCTACTGTCACCAGCATCAAAGGTTCTGTTCCCAGAGAAGTTGGCGCAAAAATGATTGTTTGCTCCGATAATTCTATCATCGGCACTATTGGCGGTGGCGCTGGCGAAGCGAAAGTTATCCGAAAAGCGCTGGAAGTCCTGGAAACTGGCGAAAAACAATTTGTGGAAATCGATTTATCGGGCGCACCGCATCGCGAAACGCAGGGTGTTTGCGGCGGTACTATGCAAGTTTGGCTGGAACGTTGGACAACAGCTAATCTGTCGTTGGTAGATCGAATTATTGATATCTTATCTGCGGGTAATTCTACTATATTGGTGACGCCGTTTGATCAAGAATTGCCACCATATTTGGAAATTAACATTAATGAAAATGAAAGGGCTACTAACCTGCATCAGGACAGACCTAACCCCCCCGACCCCCCTTCCCTGCAAGGGAAGGGGGGAGTATTACTCCCCTCTCCTTGCAGGAGAGGGGTTGGGGGAGAGGTCAAATCATCTTTTCGAGAAGTTTTATTGCCGCCACCAACATTATTAATCATCGGCGCGGGTCACGTTGCTGTACCTTTAGCGCAAATTGCCCATACGATCGGATTTAATATTATTATACAGGACGATCGCGCTGAATTTGCCACCAAAGAACGCTTTCCCCAAGCATCTGCTATTTTACCATTTCCGATTACCGATTACCAATTACCAACCGAAAATCTTTATGTGGCGCTGGTGACGCGAGGAATGCAACACGACTTAGCAGCATTGCGAATTTTATTGAAATTAAAGGTAAAATATATCGGTGCGATCGGATCTTTAAAGCGCATCCGTTTAGTACAACAAGAATTACAACAAGAAGGATATCCCGAAAGTGCATTAAAATCAATTTATGCCCCCATCGGTTTAGATATCGGTGCTTTAACTCCAGAAGAAATTGCTGTAAGTATTTGTGCCGAATTAATCAAAGTTCGTCGCGGTGGAAATGGCCGATCTTTATCAGAGCAAATACGCTTTATTAATTAA
- a CDS encoding NACHT domain-containing protein: MSRSIRVAPQYIPQVKLALKRNGFPSQNAFATEMGLSRDTIRKFLNAIGIDYLNFVEICEKLGLNWHDIVYKEDDAPEETPSQSPKDIDIDPLVQNVREKVKPFIQVECSTMRVLSMTCPINVNDIYTHVNILEKPTANLRLEIDDLLQGFNDPNQFNGYGLSGISGGRMSGVEAVDKYSKLMVIGKPGAGKTTFLKFLALQCIEGKLQSDIVPIFITLKDFPEHGKKQTLLEYIIEQLSPYEIVAEEIEQLLKQGRTMVLLDGLDEVKEKNSNYVLDQIKYFSKRYYRNRFVMTCRIAAQKYTFAEFTEVELADFDSKQIDTFAENWFECSKEEKKEEKAKKFRRNLNNQPRIKELATNPLLLTLLCLVFDDKGEFVSRNRYDVYKEAIDTLLGKWDASRAIERENVYKNLSLGDKRDLLSYIALKTFENGDYFLLKTDLVNLITDYIRNFPDAKTNLEELESDSEAVLKSIEAQHGLLVERARGIYSFSHLTFLEYFTARRIATRPDPEVSKIAFSNLVKNITDKRWQEVFLLAVVPLRPADYLLKLMKQQVDSLVAGDEKLQKFLNWVNEQSLEIQKSLPDKVSYKPAAIRSFYLDSDIKIDPQRTLGFLIDFYCLCIFTCASFLCRTVNLSFKEALNIVRELKPYFTRYRALDAATVTVFVRAFAIDKALEIDLDIDPELRRRLEELKAQVDEDEDKLIDWVKEEGQDWAEQVKIQIIENHPIGEDWQFDEAQTELITKYYEANVLLMACLNNAYVSHEVRQEIENNLLLPF; encoded by the coding sequence ATGTCGCGTTCAATCAGAGTCGCTCCACAGTATATTCCTCAAGTTAAGCTGGCTCTCAAGCGTAACGGGTTTCCCAGCCAGAATGCCTTCGCTACCGAGATGGGATTATCGAGAGACACCATTCGTAAATTTCTCAATGCCATAGGCATTGACTATCTGAACTTTGTCGAAATTTGTGAAAAATTGGGGCTGAACTGGCACGATATTGTCTACAAAGAAGATGATGCACCTGAAGAAACACCATCGCAGTCGCCTAAAGACATTGATATTGATCCCCTAGTCCAAAATGTACGGGAAAAGGTCAAACCGTTTATCCAAGTAGAATGCAGCACGATGCGGGTACTGTCTATGACCTGTCCAATTAATGTAAATGACATTTATACTCACGTCAATATTTTGGAGAAACCGACTGCAAACTTGCGCTTAGAAATTGATGACCTGCTGCAAGGTTTTAACGATCCAAATCAGTTTAACGGCTATGGACTAAGCGGAATTTCTGGAGGAAGAATGTCAGGAGTGGAAGCGGTTGATAAATATTCTAAGCTAATGGTAATCGGTAAGCCAGGAGCAGGTAAAACAACTTTTTTGAAATTTTTAGCCCTTCAGTGTATTGAGGGTAAGTTACAGAGCGATATTGTGCCTATTTTTATTACCCTTAAGGATTTTCCCGAACATGGGAAAAAGCAAACTTTATTAGAATATATTATCGAACAACTTTCTCCTTACGAAATTGTAGCTGAGGAAATTGAGCAGCTATTGAAGCAAGGCAGAACAATGGTTTTACTTGATGGACTAGATGAAGTCAAAGAAAAAAACAGCAACTATGTTTTAGATCAAATAAAGTATTTTTCCAAGCGCTATTACCGTAATCGGTTTGTAATGACTTGTCGGATTGCTGCACAAAAATATACATTTGCAGAATTTACAGAAGTTGAACTTGCCGACTTCGATAGTAAACAAATAGACACCTTTGCGGAAAATTGGTTTGAGTGTAGTAAAGAGGAAAAAAAGGAAGAAAAAGCTAAAAAATTCAGGCGAAATTTGAACAATCAACCACGCATTAAAGAACTGGCAACGAATCCTCTGTTACTAACATTATTATGCTTGGTGTTTGACGACAAAGGTGAATTTGTTTCAAGAAATCGCTATGATGTTTATAAGGAAGCTATAGATACTCTACTTGGGAAATGGGATGCAAGCCGCGCTATTGAGCGAGAGAATGTTTACAAAAATCTATCACTAGGAGACAAGAGAGATTTGCTCAGTTACATTGCTCTTAAGACTTTCGAGAATGGAGATTATTTCTTGTTGAAGACAGATTTAGTGAATCTTATTACTGATTACATTCGTAATTTTCCTGATGCCAAAACTAATCTTGAAGAATTGGAATCAGATAGTGAAGCAGTGCTGAAATCTATCGAAGCTCAGCATGGACTACTGGTAGAGCGAGCAAGAGGTATTTATTCATTCTCCCATCTCACATTTTTGGAGTATTTCACAGCCAGAAGAATTGCCACTCGCCCCGATCCAGAAGTATCTAAAATTGCTTTCTCTAATCTAGTCAAGAATATAACTGATAAACGCTGGCAGGAAGTATTCTTGTTGGCAGTTGTGCCACTGCGTCCAGCAGATTATCTCTTAAAGTTAATGAAACAGCAGGTTGATAGTCTGGTTGCTGGAGATGAGAAGTTACAGAAATTTCTCAACTGGGTAAACGAGCAATCTCTTGAAATTCAAAAATCTCTTCCAGACAAAGTTTCCTACAAGCCCGCTGCTATCCGCTCTTTTTACCTTGATAGTGACATTAAGATCGATCCTCAGCGCACACTTGGCTTTCTGATTGACTTTTATTGTCTCTGTATATTTACTTGTGCTAGTTTCTTATGCAGAACTGTAAACCTTTCCTTTAAGGAAGCTCTTAATATTGTTCGTGAATTGAAACCTTACTTTACCCGTTACCGCGCTCTTGATGCTGCAACTGTGACGGTGTTTGTGCGTGCTTTTGCTATCGATAAGGCTCTTGAAATTGACCTCGACATCGATCCTGAACTAAGGAGACGATTAGAAGAACTGAAAGCGCAAGTAGATGAAGATGAGGATAAATTAATAGATTGGGTGAAAGAGGAGGGTCAGGATTGGGCAGAACAGGTGAAAATTCAGATAATAGAAAATCACCCAATTGGTGAAGATTGGCAGTTCGATGAGGCACAGACAGAATTGATCACTAAATATTACGAAGCAAATGTGTTATTGATGGCTTGTCTGAATAACGCTTATGTAAGCCACGAAGTGCGGCAAGAAATAGAGAATAACTTGCTGCTACCCTTTTAG
- a CDS encoding CHRD domain-containing protein: MANIFKTSMTGDQEPIPTGSKAIAFAGLELNDTGDALTYSITVKGLDFGPVLGLAPQTPDTKDDVTSLHFHSAPRGTDGPVVFGMINPAQDTDDRAIAINPDGSATVTGIWEQTDIANQPLSTFVAPLKATNPGADTVLYLNIHTNAFPKGEIRGQVAATSGTVIQGTEGSDNLTGGMGDDTLFGKQANDSLLGSNGDDLFNGNQGSDTINGGLGKDSLYGGQDNDFLFGNEDADVLFGNLGDDSLAGGKGDDIFNGNQGSDTIDGNVGNDIIYGGQDNDLLIGSTGSDFLSGDKGNDTLSGVDASAASPGLGEVDTLIGGEGSDRFILANTNVFYYNDGNDADAGLNDYALITDFKAGEDVIQLRGSANNYVLAISKGSLPTGTAIFQVSAQNELVGIVQGVTDLSLGSSSFTFV; encoded by the coding sequence ATGGCCAACATATTCAAAACATCAATGACCGGCGATCAAGAGCCCATCCCCACCGGGTCAAAAGCGATCGCTTTTGCCGGTTTGGAGCTGAACGACACCGGAGATGCCTTGACCTACAGCATAACGGTTAAAGGTTTGGACTTTGGGCCTGTGTTGGGCTTAGCGCCTCAGACTCCTGACACCAAGGATGATGTCACGAGTTTGCATTTCCATAGTGCGCCGCGTGGCACCGATGGCCCCGTTGTCTTCGGTATGATTAATCCCGCTCAAGATACAGATGACCGCGCGATCGCAATTAACCCAGATGGTTCAGCAACCGTCACGGGCATCTGGGAACAAACGGATATTGCCAATCAGCCATTAAGTACTTTCGTGGCACCTTTGAAAGCCACTAACCCCGGTGCAGATACTGTTCTGTACCTGAATATCCACACCAATGCCTTTCCCAAAGGTGAAATTCGCGGCCAAGTCGCTGCCACTTCCGGCACCGTCATTCAAGGAACTGAGGGCAGCGATAATCTCACAGGTGGAATGGGAGATGACACCTTATTTGGCAAGCAGGCGAATGACAGTCTCCTTGGCAGTAACGGCGACGATTTGTTCAACGGCAACCAAGGCAGCGACACCATAAATGGGGGTTTAGGCAAGGATAGCCTCTACGGCGGTCAAGATAACGATTTCCTCTTCGGCAATGAAGATGCTGATGTCCTCTTTGGTAACTTGGGGGATGACAGTCTCGCTGGCGGTAAGGGCGACGACATCTTCAACGGCAATCAAGGCAGCGACACCATAGATGGGAATGTAGGCAACGATATTATTTACGGCGGCCAGGATAACGACCTGCTTATCGGTAGCACTGGCAGCGATTTCCTCAGTGGCGACAAGGGAAACGATACCCTTAGTGGCGTTGACGCTAGCGCTGCCAGTCCTGGGCTAGGCGAGGTAGATACCCTCATTGGCGGAGAGGGATCTGATAGATTTATACTGGCGAACACCAATGTCTTTTACTACAACGACGGCAATGATGCCGATGCTGGTCTAAATGATTACGCCCTAATTACTGACTTCAAAGCTGGTGAGGATGTAATCCAGCTGCGCGGTTCGGCAAATAACTACGTGCTGGCTATCTCTAAAGGCAGTTTACCGACAGGAACAGCCATTTTCCAGGTGTCAGCTCAGAATGAGCTGGTTGGTATTGTGCAAGGGGTTACGGATTTGAGTCTTGGAAGTAGTTCTTTTACTTTCGTTTAG
- a CDS encoding nucleotidyltransferase family protein — protein sequence MNTDFHSPPLYFAIILSAGASRRMGTCKASLPWQKGKTLLSYQVEQFLLAGITPVVVLGPHNCDRKKDCPPDTRFVINPDPSQGKTSSILTGLQSIPKNCQVLAISAVDQPRPTEIYQTLLQAQIRNDSMITAPTYKGKLGHPLFFSSKALLHLEKIREETFGLRQVVQEFYGGINKVEFDNQVVLTDINTPENYSKVLSAE from the coding sequence ATGAATACAGATTTTCATTCTCCCCCGCTCTACTTCGCCATCATTCTATCAGCAGGCGCTTCCCGCCGCATGGGGACTTGCAAAGCCTCCCTGCCTTGGCAAAAAGGAAAAACTCTACTATCCTATCAAGTAGAGCAATTTCTGCTGGCTGGCATCACACCTGTGGTAGTGCTTGGGCCTCACAATTGCGATCGCAAAAAAGATTGTCCCCCCGACACCCGTTTCGTCATCAATCCCGACCCCAGCCAAGGCAAAACCAGTTCTATCTTGACAGGACTCCAATCCATCCCCAAAAATTGTCAAGTCTTGGCTATCTCAGCAGTTGACCAACCCAGACCAACTGAAATTTACCAAACATTACTGCAAGCACAAATACGCAATGACTCAATGATTACTGCACCAACTTACAAAGGTAAGTTGGGACATCCTTTATTTTTCTCCAGCAAAGCATTGCTTCACTTAGAAAAGATTCGCGAAGAAACATTTGGATTGCGCCAAGTTGTCCAAGAGTTTTACGGAGGAATTAATAAAGTAGAATTTGATAATCAGGTTGTTCTCACGGATATCAACACACCTGAAAACTACAGCAAAGTGCTGAGTGCTGAGTAA